A stretch of Effusibacillus lacus DNA encodes these proteins:
- the rfbB gene encoding dTDP-glucose 4,6-dehydratase, whose amino-acid sequence MKLLITGGAGFIGSNFIRYMIRKYPHYEIINLDLLTYAGNPENLEDIKNYPKYRFIQGDICDRELVDTLVSGKNSGIAGISPGRSDVIVNFAAESHVDRSIKEPDLFIRTNVLGTQTLLEAACKYNVRKFIQISTDEVYGTLGTTGYFTEETPLAPNSPYASSKAGADLLVRAYRETYGLPVNITRCSNNYGAYQFPEKLIPLTITNALMDEELPVYGDGGNVRDWLHVEDHCAAIDAVIHQGKPGEIYNIGANNEWSNLNIVKKILSLVNKPESLIRFVEDRPGHDRRYAIDASKLRTQLGWEPKYTFETGIKETVEWYINNRDWWIHMKSAASRDDYRRQGLIR is encoded by the coding sequence ATGAAATTACTTATTACCGGCGGAGCCGGCTTTATCGGTAGTAACTTTATACGGTATATGATTCGCAAATATCCCCATTATGAGATCATCAATCTGGATCTTCTCACATATGCGGGAAATCCGGAAAACCTCGAAGATATAAAAAATTATCCAAAGTATCGGTTTATTCAAGGAGATATCTGTGACCGGGAATTGGTTGACACTCTCGTCTCCGGGAAGAACTCAGGGATTGCCGGCATTTCTCCAGGGCGTTCAGACGTGATTGTCAACTTTGCTGCCGAATCTCATGTGGACCGAAGTATTAAGGAACCGGATCTGTTTATTCGCACCAATGTTTTAGGGACACAAACCCTATTGGAAGCGGCCTGTAAATACAACGTTAGGAAGTTCATCCAAATTTCCACCGATGAAGTTTATGGAACTCTCGGTACAACCGGCTATTTTACAGAAGAGACACCGCTTGCTCCCAATAGCCCTTATGCGTCCAGCAAGGCGGGGGCAGATCTGCTGGTGCGTGCCTATCGCGAAACATACGGATTACCGGTAAATATTACCCGTTGTTCCAACAATTATGGCGCCTACCAGTTTCCTGAGAAGTTGATTCCTCTAACGATAACGAATGCCCTGATGGATGAAGAGCTTCCGGTTTACGGTGACGGTGGGAATGTGCGGGATTGGCTGCATGTGGAAGATCATTGTGCAGCAATTGACGCAGTGATCCATCAGGGGAAGCCTGGTGAAATTTATAATATTGGAGCAAACAACGAGTGGTCCAATCTGAATATTGTAAAGAAAATTTTGTCTCTGGTAAATAAACCGGAAAGCTTGATTCGTTTTGTCGAAGACCGGCCTGGTCATGACCGTCGTTACGCGATTGATGCCTCCAAGCTGCGAACCCAATTGGGATGGGAGCCGAAATATACATTTGAAACAGGGATCAAAGAAACGGTGGAATGGTATATCAACAACCGAGACTGGTGGATACACATGAAGAGTGCAGCTTCCAGGGACGATTATCGAAGGCAGG